In Cryptomeria japonica chromosome 10, Sugi_1.0, whole genome shotgun sequence, a genomic segment contains:
- the LOC131032250 gene encoding F-box only protein 6-like — MCSELGKECIPVEEDENSVWAESIPQHVMESILARLPVECVLRFPIVCRDWNIFFSSQNFLTLWSQTPKRDQWLVLCGNSYCLAYSFSTSKWLTTSLSAFPVCGYKGSELGLFLLQKCTPLGWRFFVFNPVTQTSFQLPPVSPILLKTFAAHIRKGAQGDDYKVVVVGSNWRGANIVQIYDSCEKSWEIAGQINLLKVPNEIAFCNSWFFFTSLEPIVGVGIRVCRYDYTVSTFIPMPASYDLSVPKLVVCGKLFLIVVPILKITDIMDIIVWQLESQENFKDPFWKEITRMPQLILEKFDSKSKWDLSDCIGFEDCLCFRIWGGIDVVEYNLIEGSWKHLSKCPTTDRDEIMCSFSFQPNPLIKL; from the coding sequence ATGTGCTCTGAATTGGGCAAAGAATGTATTCCagttgaagaagatgaaaattcaGTATGGGCGGAGTCAATTCCCCAACATGTAATGGAGAGCATACTTGCTCGGCTTCCTGTAGAGTGTGTGCTGCGTTTTCCGATAGTATGTAGGGATTGGAATATTTTCTTTTCCTCCCAAAACTTCTTGACCCTCTGGTCTCAAACGCCAAAGAGAGATCAATGGCTAGTTCTATGTGGAAACAGTTATTGTCTGGCTTACAGCTTCTCCACTAGCAAATGGTTGACTACATCGCTTTCTGCATTTCCTGTGTGTGGTTATAAGGGATCAGAGCTAGGGCTATTCTTACTGCAAAAATGTACTCCCTTGGGATGGAGATTCTTTGTTTTCAATCCAGTCACACAGACAAGTTTTCAGCTTCCTCCAGTATCGCCCATCTTGCTCAAGACTTTTGCTGCACACATTAGGAAAGGAGCTCAGGGAGATGACTACAAAGTGGTAGTGGTGGGCTCCAATTGGAGGGGTGCAAACATTGTGCAAATCTATGATTCTTGTGAGAAGTCATGGGAAATTGCAGGGCAGATAAATCTTTTGAAGGTCCCCAATGAGATAGCTTTTTGCAATAGTTGGTTTTTCTTTACCTCTTTAGAGCCCATTGTGGGTGTTGGCATTAGGGTTTGCAGATATGATTATACTGTCAGCACTTTTATACCAATGCCTGCAAGTTATGACTTGTCTGTGCCTAAGCTTGTTGTTTGTGGGAAGCTATTCCTAATAGTTGTACCCATATTAAAGATAACTGATATAATGGATATTATTGTTTGGCAGTTGGAAtctcaagaaaatttcaaagatCCTTTTTGGAAAGAGATTACAAGGATGCCTCAATTGATACTTGAGAAATTTGACAGTAAATCGAAATGGGATCTATCTGATTGCATTGGATTCGAGGATTGCTTGTGCTTCAGAATCTGGGGGGGCATTGATGTGGTTGAATATAATTTAATTGAAGGGTCTTGGAAACATCTGTCAAAATGCCCAACTACAGACAGGGATGAGATCATGTGTAGCTTTTCCTTTCAGCCCAATCCTCTTATCAAATTGTGA